The Porites lutea chromosome 4, jaPorLute2.1, whole genome shotgun sequence genome contains a region encoding:
- the LOC140933621 gene encoding rab-like protein 2A, whose product MTGIAKFGMKMAASEVVVNHENETSDRNSNDSSVKVICLGDSAVGKSKLVERFLMDGYKPQQLSTYALTLFQYKTSVDGIDVRVDFWDTAGQERFSSMHPSYYHQAHSCLLVFDTTRKVTYKNLPKWYNELRSYREKIPCVVIANKIDVDYSVTQRSFNFPKKHNLPLYFVSASDGTNVVKAFREAIKLAVKYKEDSTDFMDEVFRELESFDDMNLNQDDYDSSDKKSSGDEEKT is encoded by the exons ATGACGGGTATTGCGAAGTTTGGAATGAAGATGGCGGCTAGTGAAGTTGTGGTTAATCATGAAAACGAAACCAGTGATAGAAACAGTAACGATTCGTCCGTGAAAGTAATATGTTTAGGAGACAGTGCTGTAGGAAAATCCAA ATTAGTTGAAAGATTTCTTATGGATGGGTA TAAACCACAACAGCTATCAACATATGCACTGACACTATTTCAATACAAAACTTCTGTGGATGGAATTGATGTTCGTGTTG aTTTCTGGGACACTGCAGGTCAGGAGAGATTTAGCAGCATGCATCCATCATATTACCATCAAGCTCATTCCTGTTTACTA GTTTTTGACACAACGAGAAAAGTAACATATAAGAATCTGCCAAAATGGTACAACGAGCTTAGAAGTTACAGAGAAAAGATTCCTTGTGTAGTTATAGCTAACAAAATAGATG TCGACTACAGTGTAACACAAAGAAGTTTTAATTTTCCCAAAAAGCATAATCTTCCCCTTTATTTTGTGTCAGCTTCTGATGGAACAAATGTTGTAAAG gCCTTTCGAGAAGCAATAAAACTGGCAGTGAAATATAAAGAAGACTCAACAGATTTTATGGACGAAGTTTTCCGTGAACTTGAG TCCTTTGATGACATGAACCTTAACCAAGATGACTATGATTCGTCCGATAAGAAAAGCAGTGGCGACGAGGAAAAAACATGA
- the LOC140934691 gene encoding protein-glutamine gamma-glutamyltransferase K-like encodes MAHRTDDYESEELIIRRGQEFQITVTFDRVYRPESDQIILQFATGKKPQESKGSIVRVTLRDVLTPNQWGMRIKGVSGETMHLTVMPSANAIIGRYEVFLETKTRDSDGKLSVFRRKEDEIVCILFNAWCEDDVAYMDNEEERLEYVLADHGRIWVGSEWSNWGIPWVFGQFEDVSLNCALWLLDHSGLAEHPEAKSSPIPIVRTLSAQVNFDDQDGGLLLGRWSEPYKDGTKPTGWTGSVNILEEFWKTKNHVKYGQCWVFSGLVTTLLRALGLPTRSVTNFQSAHDHDRSLTIDTHFDKNGDPIKEWDDSVWNFHVWNESWFKRPDLPAGHDGWQAHDATPQETSEGVYRCGPASLKAIKNAEVYLPYDTGFIFAEVNGDKVRWDVDFSDNSVKAFVTEKSAVGKKISTKLPSQNSARSRLDVTNDYKYPEGTEEERRAVEMAYNFSSRKAYFNIYEVEEGDVAISLDWPNDLKFGDSFDVKVVVKNSSNYKRTLNLKITSTMAFYTGVAGKVLKAKKDTLHLAAKEEKSTMLRIEGSEYFGRMVDGDILKLYVKGTVEETHQKYATDAVVELLRPTLEVEASPEMVRKGEVVTVTASFKNETLASLTNGQFHFEAVGMLPKSAAFNTRGPIPVNEEARISATFTSNRGKDHTIAVSFVSDELNGVRGECTVLNVN; translated from the exons ATGGCTCATAGAACTGACGATTACGAATCTGAAGAGCTCATCATTAGGAGAGGTCAGGAATTTCAGATCACGGTGACGTTCGACAGAGTGTACAGGCCGGAATCTGACCAGATAATACTGCAATTTGCTACAG GGAAAAAACCTCAGGAGAGCAAAGGCTCAATTGTCCGGGTCACACTTCGTGATGTCCTCACGCCAAACCAATGGGGAATGAGAATCAAGGGGGTCAGCGGCGAAACCATGCACCTAACAGTCATGCCCTCAGCCAATGCTATCATTGGACGGTATGAAGTCTTCTTGGAGACCAAAACAAGAGACTCCGACGGAAAGCTTTCAGTGTTTAGACGCAAGGAGGACGAAATTGTGTGCATTTTGTTTAACGCATGGTGCGAAG ATGATGTGGCGTACATGGACAATGAAGAGGAACGTCTGGAGTACGTGTTAGCTGACCATGGTCGCATTTGGGTGGGCAGTGAATGGAGTAATTGGGGAATACCTTGGGTGTTCGGACAG TTTGAAGATGTCTCTCTGAACTGTGCACTGTGGCTTCTCGACCACTCCGGTTTAGCAGAGCACCCAGAGGCAAAGTCCAGCCCCATTCCTATAGTACGGACTCTTTCAGCCCAG GTCAATTTTGACGACCAAGATGGAGGCCTTCTGCTGGGTCGATGGAGTGAGCCCTACAAAGATGGCACCAAACCTACTGGCTGGACTGGAAGCGTTAACATACTGGAAGAATTCTGGAAAACCAAGAATCACGTGAAGTACGGACAGTGCTGGGTCTTCTCAGGACTGGTCACAACAT TGTTGAGAGCACTGGGTCTACCCACCCGTAGCGTGACGAACTTCCAGTCCGCCCACGATCATGACCGCAGCTTGACCATCGATACtcattttgacaaaaatggcgatccAATTAAAGAATGGGATGACTCCGTCTG GAACTTTCACGTGTGGAACGAGTCATGGTTCAAACGTCCTGATCTGCCAGCCGGGCATGACGGATGGCAAGCGCATGATGCCACGCCCCAAGAAACCAGTGAAG GTGTATATCGCTGTGGTCCGGCTTCCTTGAAAGCAATCAAGAATGCAGAGGTCTATCTACCTTATGACACTGGCTTCATATTTGCCGAAGTGAATGGTGACAAGGTGCGGTGGGATGTGGATTTTTCTGACAACTCCGTAAAAGCCTTTGTCACGGAAAAGAGTGCTGTTGGTAAAAAAATCAGCACTAAATTACCCAGCCAGAACTCGGCTCGATCTAGGCTTGACGTCACAAACGATTACAAATACCCAGAAG GCACTGAAGAAGAAAGGAGAGCAGTTGAAATGGCTTACAACTTTAGCAGCAGGAAGGCGTACTTCAACATTTACGAGGTAGAGGAAGGGGACGTGGCGATTTCTTTGGACTGGCCGAATGATCTTAAATTCGGAGACAGCTTTGATGTTAAAGTCGTGGTGAAGAACTCGTCCAATTATAAGCGaactttgaacttgaaaatCACGTCCACCATGGCTTTCTACACAGGGGTCGCAGGAAAAGTACTTAAAGCAAAGAAAGATACCCTTCATCTGGCTGCAAAAGAAG AGAAAAGCACCATGTTACGAATTGAAGGTTCAGAGTACTTTGGCAGAATGGTAGACGGAGATATACTAAAGCTGTACGTCAAGGGGACAGTTGAAGAGACCCATCAAAAGTACGCCACGGACGCTGTAGTGGAATTATTAAGGCCGACACTTGAGGTTGAG GCATCTCCTGAAATGGTGAGGAAGGGCGAAGTGGTGACAGTGACAGCTTCCTTTAAAAATGAGACGCTGGCGAGCCTAACAAATGGGCAGTTTCACTTTGAGGCTGTTGGAATGCTACCCAAGTCAGCGGCATTTAATACCCG GGGACCTATACCTGTTAATGAGGAAGCACGAATTTCAGCTACCTTCACTTCAAATCGAGGCAAGGACCATACAATCGCCGTCAGCTTCGTTTCTGATGAGTTAAACGGCGTCCGTGGAGAATGCACTGTCTTAAATGTTAACTGA
- the LOC140935739 gene encoding protein CA_C1420-like, translated as MFSIIVLFVFGSFLVSQAESVFVGAFVMPHGGIALDPRYFNTTNATAKAQAWMVHDAAVQVGKQIQDLKPDIIVLSTPHGIASPEDFVFYLSPEGAGFSDTDNCACPPCCYNLSVVMDTKGTKSLVSTLKFEKENVSYLSAFGPPGSEDVPFPLRWGEVVPLSFTKGTLSYSKVIVLSQPSRRYTDSVQMIPELTHLGKNMFKILDLQTDRAVMIISADLAHTHLKSGPYGFSTAAEPFDKACGAWVTTQDSDKLLVEAASYVNKALSCGFTGLVMLDGMLKASPNHWHSRLYANFHPSYYGMMLASFVPLTQ; from the exons ATGTTCAGTATCATAGTGTTATTTGTGTTTGGATCTTTCTTGGTTTCCCAAGCAGAGAGTGTCTTTGTCGGAGCCTTTGTCATGCCGCACG GAGGAATTGCTCTGGATCCCCGGTATTTCAACACGACCAATGCCACTGCCAAGGCTCAGGCTTGGATGGTACATGATGCAGCAGTGCAAGTGGGAAAACAAATCCAGGATCTGAAGCCAGATATAATAGTCCTGAGTACTCCGCACGGAATAGCCTCTCCTGAAGATTTCGTCTTTTATCTCAGTCCAGAAGGGGCAGGATTCTCTGACACAGACAACTGCGCATGTCCACCTTGCTGCTACAACCTGTCCGTCGTCATGGACACAAAAGGCACCAAGAGTCTTGTAAGCACccttaaatttgaaaaagaaaatgtttcttACCTTAGCGCATTTGGTCCACCCGGAAGTGAGGATGTTCCTTTCCCGCTTCGCTGGGGAGAGGTAGTCCCGCTGTCCTTTACAAAAGGGACTTTAAGCTACAGCAAAGTGATCGTTTTGTCCCAGCCGAGTCGCAGATACACGGACAGCGTGCAGATGATCCCGGAATTGACCCACCTGGGTAAGAATATGTTTAAGATTCTAGATCTTCAAACTGACAGAGCCGTAATGATTATAAGTGCTGACCTCGCGCACACTCACTTAAAGTCCGGTCCTTACGGATTCTCCACGGCCGCAGAACCGTTTGACAAAGCATGCGGGGCATGGGTTACCACTCAGGATTCGGACAAACTGTTAGTTGAAGCCGCTTCCTATGTGAACAAGGCCCTTTCATGTGGATTTACTGGTCTGGTCATGCTGGACGGGATGTTGAAAGCGAGTCCTAATCACTGGCATTCTCGGCTTTATGCTAACTTTCATCCTAGTTACTATGGCATGATGTTGGCGTCCTTTGTGCCATTAACACAGTAG